The Bos indicus x Bos taurus breed Angus x Brahman F1 hybrid chromosome 3, Bos_hybrid_MaternalHap_v2.0, whole genome shotgun sequence genome includes a window with the following:
- the CD160 gene encoding LOW QUALITY PROTEIN: CD160 antigen (The sequence of the model RefSeq protein was modified relative to this genomic sequence to represent the inferred CDS: inserted 1 base in 1 codon; substituted 2 bases at 2 genomic stop codons): protein MNAHPQLNFPGGKPTVWLKKEENEAGTMFLCKDKFXDCSLETSLKQLRLKXDPERDGISEISSQLVLTVNQAIPLDRETYQCCARSQKLDIHLQGHFCLYDSKLSPDPLILFWTAVMVLKHRGHPEFGHSKCVLSSGFLKEKXWMMLFTSLVTLQGMFRRALRATRNEGPIPLTS, encoded by the exons ATGAATGCACACCCTCAGCTCAACTTCCCAGGAGGGAAACCAACTGTATggcttaagaaagaagaaaatgaggcgGGAACCATGTTTTTGTGCAAGGACAAGTTTTGAGATTGTTCCCTTGAGACAAGCTTGAAGCAACTGAGACTTAAATAGGATCCTGAGAGAGATGGTATCAGTGAAATATCATCTCAGTTGGTGCTCACCGTAAACCAAGCCATTCCATTGGACAGGGAGACCTACCAATGTTGTGCCAGAAGCCAGAAGCTGGATATCCACCTTCAGGGCCATTTTTGTCTATATGA ttcaaaactttctcCTGATCCACTGATTCTCTTCTGGACTGCAGTAATGGTACTGAAACACAGAGGACACCCTGAGTTTGGCCACAGTAAATGTGTTCTCAGCTCAGGTTTCCTGAAAGAAA TCTGGATGATGCTGTTCACCAGCCTGGTGACCCTTCAAGGGATGTTCAGAAGAGCCTTAAGGGCCACAAGAAATGAGGGTCCTATACCTTTAACATCTTGA